From one Comamonas piscis genomic stretch:
- a CDS encoding NAD(P)H-binding protein, whose translation MSANQHPRVLVCGASGRLGQLLVPRLLARQARPRVFVRQASTAQALWGDSVEVAQGSFEDAATLGQALVGIDRLFLLSPITPALAEQQLRVVEAARAAGVQHIVKLSGSDWTIDPPGRSLSGDAHGRIEEGLQASGISHVVLRPNAWMQVGLSRIASDLRSGDVLRSQHIGAGVSYIDARDIADVAVEALLNPEAAQQRLGAPGPWVLTGNLALRPQKLAEIASRLLGRPITAAPPVAAPAVDPFIAQVHGEFFALMRAGHAAAVTATVRQVLGRDARTVEGFLGEELGALAVAA comes from the coding sequence ATGAGTGCGAACCAACATCCCCGCGTGCTGGTCTGCGGCGCCAGCGGGCGCCTGGGCCAGCTGCTGGTGCCGCGCCTGCTGGCGCGCCAAGCGCGGCCAAGGGTGTTTGTGCGCCAGGCCTCCACTGCGCAGGCGCTCTGGGGCGATTCCGTCGAAGTAGCGCAGGGCAGCTTTGAGGACGCTGCGACCTTGGGCCAGGCCCTGGTCGGCATAGACCGGCTGTTCCTGCTCTCTCCGATCACCCCGGCGCTGGCCGAGCAGCAACTACGTGTGGTCGAAGCCGCGCGCGCAGCGGGTGTGCAGCACATCGTCAAGCTCTCCGGCTCGGACTGGACCATTGACCCGCCTGGCCGGTCGCTGTCCGGCGATGCCCATGGCCGTATCGAGGAAGGCCTGCAGGCCAGTGGCATCTCCCATGTGGTGCTGCGCCCCAATGCCTGGATGCAGGTGGGCCTGTCGCGCATCGCGTCTGATCTGCGCAGCGGCGATGTGCTCCGATCCCAGCACATCGGCGCTGGCGTGTCCTACATCGATGCCCGTGACATCGCCGATGTTGCAGTAGAGGCGCTGCTAAACCCCGAGGCCGCCCAACAGCGCCTGGGCGCACCGGGCCCCTGGGTGCTGACCGGCAACCTGGCACTGCGCCCGCAAAAACTGGCCGAGATCGCATCCCGCCTGCTGGGCCGGCCCATCACCGCCGCCCCGCCTGTGGCAGCCCCCGCCGTCGACCCGTTTATCGCGCAGGTGCATGGCGAGTTTTTTGCGCTGATGCGCGCGGGGCATGCGGCTGCGGTGAC